Part of the Clarias gariepinus isolate MV-2021 ecotype Netherlands chromosome 25, CGAR_prim_01v2, whole genome shotgun sequence genome is shown below.
ACACTATAAtggagcacacacatacaggtacacacacacatacacacacaataccatGTATGGGTTACTACTGTGCATCAAGCATATTTCTGGACGCTTTCCTCTGTTCGATGGGGAGGAGATAAATCTGCTAATAAGTGTAGGTACAAAGAAGGTATTTACCTAATCGCATGGTCACATGGGGTACATATTTAACTTAATGATAATATAAAGTACACTTCAAGTAACAATCATTATGTCAcaccatgttttttgtttagtacaAACTGTTATAATTTCCTTTGTCTTAATTACagctctaataataatatttaactatATAGATCTTTGTTAAATATATTGTCTGTCTAGCTGGGAATTTTTTACTCTCTGTATGTTTGTGCTCTCGGAAATTTAGGTTATTACCCCATTATAAATGTGCAGGAATATTCAAGTTTAATAATACGGATACGGATGTAGCTTTTTTTGTGACTCATTTAACATGTAATCAAATTGCCTTTTCTAATTTGACTTTTCATAACTTGTGCAGTATGTTAGATTAGAGTCCTATGTCTTAGTAAAGCAGTGCTGGGACACTTAAACCATAAGGAACTAATGTTCTTGAGTCTTCTCTAAATCCTACAGCTATATCAGCAGATTTCCCAGCATCCTCCACCATAAACCCTGATGTTTCTTTGACTTCTTCCACTTCTTCTCTGACTTCGACCACCACCACTGCAGCTACATCTTTTGCCACTTTAACTGTGGCAACCACTGGTCACATGACAGCAGTACCTTCTGCTGTGTCAATTGTGACAGCTGGGGTGAATACTACTGGTGCTACACTTACAGCAGTTTCCATGAAAACAATGCCTGCTAGTATTCTCGTCCCAGCATCAGACATTGTTTTACCATCAGCTCAAACATCACCAGCAAGAAGCACTGCAGCTCCACCTGAACCACCAGCCACAACTTCCACCCAACCTGCTCATTCCAGTGTTTCCATGACAACCACACCTTCAGCACATCCAGTGATGGCTAATACAGCAACAGAAGTATCAAAACCAATTCCTGCTTCGGCAAAAACCAGTCCAGCTACCAGCAGAACCCCTCATGTTGAAAAACCAGGCAAGCATATTCGATTTAGTATATTTGATTTAGTATATGCTTTGTCTCAGATGATGTCCTAGCAAGTGTTCCTTCCCCAAACACACAAATTGGATGAATTCACTGAGGTGTGCAAGTACTCAGTACTGCATGTTAAAATGAGGTACTTGTGTGCAGCAATAAATTATGTGAGGATCTAGAGATGAAGCAGCAATCAGTCATAAATTCTTTTCTGCATAAATTATGGCCTTAATGCTGCACAATGACAATTTTGTtaatgacaatatatttctcaGTTGTTGGTTTTGATGTTGCTCCATCGCATTTGATGTTGCTTTCCCCCCCCCTCACTCTTAAGCAGTTTCTGCTAAAATCCAACGTTCAacccaaaatgtatttatacagtGAAAGTATTGAGTTTCcaatatttcttatgggaaaatttgctttgatttatacACACCATGTTTGATAGTATACATATATAGTAGCTGGTTACTATCAAAAATGGTGAAAGGTTGGCTGTGTATCTCCCCATTTACAACTACATTTTCCAACTAATCATTAGTTAAAGAAATATGTttgtcattaattatttttgaggAAGGTTTTGGTTATATGACTGGCACGATTTCCAAGAAGTGTTACTATTAAATAGGGGGTCTGTTCAATATGGTAACATCTTGCTCAGCCTGGAGTGATTATGTCTTTATATACTGTTTGACTGGGTGgcataaaagtaattaacatcAAATAATCTTCCATTTTGATGTCAGGTGACTCGGATGCTTGATGGTTGATCTTGGCTCAACAGGCAGGGGGCATTgaaatctttcccagattttcCACAAATCTTCTATTTAGACTTCTGTGTATGGAGAGTACTTCGGAGTACCAAAGCCCATTTAAGCAGtgcaagtcaaaccgggacttctgattgtgcagaataacagaacacagtagtaaaaatgacttttttttctctatataatcccctgctacactaatgcacttatctcagtgtttcactggTGCCTGGATACCATCAATGTAGAACGTTTTCCCAGTATACCccactgcctgcttcacatctgaaatgctggcctcccaggaacacctttaaTGGCTCCTTAAATCATCTGGAGCGAAATAATTAGaggagttcctgtaatgtgcaagtggtgttcataaatgattgtgtaaacagttctcacagacaaaTGCGTCTTGACTGCAAGTTTTCTGCAAGCtatttgtccttttttaaaGATAAGACATTCTATTCAGCAGTCCATCTCTTTCACTTTGTGTCACAACCTAGTTGCTTGTTTTCTATGCAGATTATTTAATGTTCGTCATCTGTACCACACCAGGCATggttgtatatattttgcataGTGAATTAATATCTGTATCACTCACAgacaatctatctatctagaaaTCTCTAAAGGTTGGGACCTTGGAGGGCAATTGTTGGAACCTTGGAGGGCAATTGTGATCAATGGTGACCTTTGCCCTTTGCCCTCCAAGGTTTGGAACCTTGGAGGGCAATGGGGACCAccgtatttattcccattttgtccAATCGTAAAAGGACCTCCGtgcaacattcacatgcacacactacggTCAATTTGGAAACCGCCactcccaaaaaaaaaggaagcatggaacatttaaactccatgcacaaagacgcACATGATGCGGGAATCGAAGCTAGGACCTGGAGGCACacagtgacagtgctaaccactaagccactgtgccacaaCTAACAAACCAGAACTCTTGAAACGGACCAGTTGTGTTCTTTGCAATTAAAACAAACCTAGTTATCTATTGGTTGACCAAAATGGAAGAAGTTCTTCTTTGTAAGACAGTGGTTCTCAAGCCTGGTCCTTTAGGACCCCATGTCCAGGACAtttagtgttttccctgctcAGTCACACCCACTTCAGAAAAAAATCTTGCTGATGAGTTGAATGAGATGTGCTGGTCGCTTTGCAGGGTTAAGAACATCATGTACCAGCTAAGCTGAATTTCAGTGAAACTGACATTTGGTTTCAATTCAGAACAACATCTGTGCCAGTTCAGTGGTGCCCAGGTGAGGTGAATCTGATTGCTTCCATACTTATAATTTGACTGGAGGCAGGATAGTGGTGATGATGGCAAAACTGTCAGATACCTCAGAAAAGAAGTGGCAGGGTCAGAAAAAGTGTGAAATCCAAACACATACTCACCAGTCCATCTCTTTTACTTTGTGTCACAACCTAGTTGCTTGTTTTCTATGCACATATTTAATGGTGTGAGGGTCATGAAATAGAGCtagacataaagagagagagaagtccCTGATGAATATTCCTGTAAAAGCCCACAAGGGGGCACAAGCACTTCATAGCTTTTCCAATTATACACTAAAAATAACACCAAAAATGACTTCTGAAGCACAGAGAATCTATTTCCCCGGGCATGGCTTCAAATCAGCAGGTTACAGAGTACATCGTACACATGCAGTCACTAACCTCGTTTCTGGTGAAATAATGAAGAGTTCAATCCAAAttttaagggctttgctcaaggacAAAGCCTCTCTCTAATAGATCTGGAATTAACAGCCTCTTCTAGGTAAGTGAGGGGTCATCACAGTGTTGCCtcctttttaatgatatttttggTAAGAACAAGCAATAGGCTTTATAAAATAGGCAACATATTTAATGAAACAAGGTTCTATTACTGCACTTTTAAGAGAAGACATTTTTACAAAGCAGCATTACAGAAATTGGTGATGGTAGCAGGGGAAAACTCAGCAGGAGACACAAGGAGGGTGAAATCTTCAGTCGGAATTCATCATATTTAGGGCAACACCACAATGAGGGGGATGAGAATGATGTGTTACAATCATAATGTTGTAAATAGGGACCCCGGGATGTGCACAGAACTGTCACTTCAGTTTCTAGGTAAGACTGAATCAACTGTAGATGGAAGTCAAAGacgtaaatagattttttaaaactatctCCAAGTGTGGAACCAAACGGACGCTCTAAGATAGTACGGAAGTTCTAAGATAGTCAAAGAGCAAGATGGGAAGTTTACCTTACGGAAATGTTGTACCTCCGCATGAGCTATGTTCCCAATTctgtttaataatgtttatgtcTTTGCCTGTGCCAAAAACCGAGAGATTAATTCTACACACAAGGTTGACATTTCCGTTGCTATGGGAGATTCTGTGCTGTTCCGACAGGTTGCCCATGGCAATCCGAGCTGATCTATAGAGGAAGCCAGAGAAAAGACCAGAAAGAAACTCTGGATGAGGATCTGAGTGTGAACAATCCTACGGTCAGCATAACAAAGCTGCAGCCATGTGTGTTTGAACTGTGCAAGTTCTTCTCCCAGTGTCTTTGCAGGGGTTTCAGCCAGAAAACTAGTCTGCAGAGGTAACCTGAAAAATTCCTCCACAGAACGATCATATACACTTATACAGCCTTAAGCGTACAGCCACAAACAGTTATGTACCAGACACATGTAAACGTTGATCATCTCTTTGTTGTTCTCCCCAGGTACTGCATAGACAGCCATTTCTGGTATGAAAAGCACACAGTGGAAGTCTGTAGTCGTGTAAGAAGACTCACCTTCTCCAGGAGTAAGTGCTGAAAAAACAAGATTCCAGcataagcaaacaaacaaaaacatgcaaacaagtaaataaataaaaccaacaaCAATATGAAAAAAGGATCAGCAGATTGAACAGAAAATAGAAGTTAGGACAAACAGCAGACTCAATCCAGCAAAACACATTAAGATGCAGGAAATTTAAGAAAACTAAAATCTCACTGCCATCCtcgaaaaaaaaagcatagttaagagtgcttttatttaaaactattattaaaccattattatttcaaactgaaataaatacTGTTTGGTTTAAGTTAGCATACCCCTAATTTAGAGGacaaactaattaaatatactgtatacttgcgACATTTATGTTATGTTTCAGTGATATTCCTTTATCAAGAAAAACACATGGTCCAATGATTTGTTAAAATCAGGGCTGGGGAAATGAATGTGCTGCTGtttgcaaatattatatattactgtGTATTGTTTAACCTGTTTAACACCATGTCTATCTCATTTATAACCGATTGACTTTCTCTTCATCAGTCCTTCACTAAAATTGAGTTTGGATTTGTTCAAATGtataaattactgtataaataaataattacctCAATTacccataacattaacaccaccactAGGTGAAGTTAACAACACTGATCACCAACTAAAACTTCAGAAAACTTGTGACAGAATCATGCGCATGCAAACCcacacaacccacagcacccagagGATCCATTGGCAATGTTTCGGTGCTAAACACTACAGCCCATTACCGAAGGCCACGTGGAGCCAGGCCCCGAGGGTTCAGAGCTACCTCAGTTGCACAAGggaaacccaaaacctaggtggttataatgttatggctgattggagtatatgtattttatatgtaaaataatcaatttagaattaaattGAGGGAATAAACtaatgaaatataattaatatacgtactattatgtttatataaagttttaattaatttatttttaatgtaattaaaaattactttaaaagtattttaaaaattaactcATCAATTAAGTATATTAATGGTAAAAACTAATCATGTAGAAAACAGTGTGATtaattacatataatatatagagtgtatatatgcagtatattagtgtgtgttttttgtaaacattttttcttttctaattgCATTTTGGCTTCTAttcaaaaaaatgaatattcaAAAAAAGAGTCATGTGGCTGTCTGTAAGAGAGTCACCACATTTGTTAAGGACTTTTAAGGACTtttaattcttaatttttttatttatggttcATTTCTGCAGGTTTAAAAGCACAACTTGCTATAGTGCTCTCTGAGTGCTTTATAATAAGCCATATCTACAAACACACAGCTTCCTCCGAAAAAAAGGACACCCATTCATGTAGCTAATGTTTTTCAAAACATCCATTACAATGAAAAGatttccatttaaatgtctaaaaatgcaTTAGTTTAGATACCTAACACAGGCATATTGCCACAGATAACGGGGTTAATCATGGTGAACAAAAATCAGCAACAGTTTGGACATTACAGTGTAGCAAATAGCTGCTGCAGTGCGACAGATAACGAGACCAAAGTAATTAAACCTCTCTTCTTCTTTGCCctcaatcagtttttttttaatattaagtaaatattactCCTCAGTGTTAACATCATCTgtcaaacacacatgcacaaggaTCACCCTACCTTGCTAAAGAATTAAGCATACAGTCAGTATATGCAGTATATGAGCGTATTTAGTTTTTAGGACATGTAGAAATCTGCACACATTAAAATGTGTGTCTGAGAGAAAGGAACAGAGAATTTCTCATTAAACAACACCAGGCGTGACTAATGATACCAAAGGTCAGCTTagacctttgtgtgtgtgtgtgtgtgtgtgtgtgtgtgttagagagagggGTTGGGGGATTTAGGAAGCCACACCACTTCACTCCACCCTTAGaaacacttttaaataatatatataatcaaatcaatgcacccccccccccctcccccctctctctctttctctcacacacacatgcacaggtcTGAAGCAGAAGTGCCTGGCGAAGATGTGTGTTAAAATGTGAGAAGAGCACGATGTCCCTGCAAGACTGTTACCGAGCAACAGACCGGATCCCTGAACCCTTTCACCTATAAGAGGAGGaaaagagcgagagagcgcgcacgagcaagagagagagagagcagtatGCAAAATTTTTTACAGGATGACATATTGGTAGCAGAATATAACCACTGAAGTCACCACTGCAGTTTAACTGTTCTACTGCTTTTGTGTGTAATCTATTGCCCAATACACTTGTTGAATAAATTTGAATCTGTTCATTAAAGCAGTCATTTCCGACTATTTACTGTAGCAAGCCCACCTTTATATTAATTACTATCATATTTTATGTTTGCCTAGATAGCTTATGTTTTGCTATAACAATATACTGCATAATTAGATAATGCAAAACAAAGTCTTTACCTTGTTGTCCAAAGTTGTTAAAAtaatagtatatacagtatttatttcacTGTGCTTTTATAAACCCAAGCTGATAATCAGGGGTAAGAGCCTGGATAACCCCCTATGTGCATATCCCAAACCCTTTCAACAAAGTCATGCATTTTCATGGTTCTCAACAACATGGAGCCCTGGGGTTTGTATTTCACACAACTTAGATTACATAGAAAAAGTAGCATTGTACTGTAATCACCAGGGGCAGCAACCATCACTAGGGGTCTTTGTTAATAGCAACACTGCCACTGTGACTGTCCAGGTACCAATAGTGTGAACCGCTGTGAGTGTCATGTTTACAAGTAATGCTCATGAGTTCCTAAAGCTTAGGACTGGTCAATAAAGATTCCTGAGAtgataaaaaagaagaatacaGTTGGATAGTAGGATTATAAATCATTACCTTCCACAGTTGCATACTACAATGCAAAGTATGTAAAGCTATAGTGTCATGCTTAGTTGTCAATGGTATACACAAACAGCCCAAAGCCATTTTTAAAAGACATAGTAGGATATAGTGTCTCACTTGCTAGGTGGAAATttgtagataaataaataaatatgaatttacCTATTCAGCACAAGAGTATTATTGAGGTGATGAAGAGCACAGGCAGTGGACAAAACAATCATGctcaaattataatttttttttttttttacaattgcaCAAAGCTTACACAATTCCAATGAAGAGAAATCTTAATGTTACAGTGTACAAAGAAATCCCAGACAGTTGTTTGTTTTCGATTTTGTGGCAAGAGTTTGCAAAAGAACCACATATGGGTGTGTTGGACATGtctccacatacagtacatttgtccATATAGACTCTTGATAAGCAATGCGGAGGAAGACCAAGGGCTATAAGCAAAGCTGTGATATACATGCCATGTGACGTAAGGATTCGAAAAAAGCAGACATACAAATAGGCATAAGCCCAAGGATTGAGATTATTGCCGCGGTAGACTGCCACAAAAACAGTGGATGTATATCCGTTGCCTGATGTGCCAGGTGGCACATACACAGAACCATCCAGAGGAACTAGACGACTCATTACTAACACAGTAAATTAAGTTTTGCACATAAAGCCATGtacatgatatactgtagagtGTAAGTTCTTTTGGCAGTCATGGCAACTGTCCATTAACACAGTTGAGATAAGTTTGGTTGACTCACATGCCGTTGTTTGAAAAATcttatataaaacacattaaataataCTTAAGTGGCAAATAAATGAAATCTGTCTCCCTTAAActggccttttttttctctttaaaccaGCGGTTAAAGACATAAACAATCctaataaaaaatgtgatttgttttgttttgtgttgcaagccatatatttttttttactttgagaaAGTTGCaagtaatttaaattattaacaatTGGGTACTGGTTTGTTTTCATTAGATTCTTAATCATGCCAAAGTGGCTATTACATCTCATTAGAGAGAAACAAAAGGCTTAACAAAGCACACCAGAGGCACAAGAGCTTCTcagggggaaaaacacaaacaacatgCAAAATCACTAAGCATAACTTTTGTTCTGTggttaaa
Proteins encoded:
- the LOC128513327 gene encoding HERV-H LTR-associating protein 1, producing MSVVYVCFSGMTKFKLNQWITMRISVAIVTLLPICTTVPNHSQWEREFLASTEIPAEHIDPGSIDLTSLMNTLLNSSHAGSEHLFSVLSVTSHSTLALHKITLLVYNISSFQDIETTLFPLRYCYCVTNKTNDLTDFTAILLDVMGNSTSYLQELFKSSSILSVNQMRSSDCIYICVMAGKTDSNQSELWDSVSPLFNHTIMEHTHTAISADFPASSTINPDVSLTSSTSSLTSTTTTAATSFATLTVATTGHMTAVPSAVSIVTAGVNTTGATLTAVSMKTMPASILVPASDIVLPSAQTSPARSTAAPPEPPATTSTQPAHSSVSMTTTPSAHPVMANTATEVSKPIPASAKTSPATSRTPHVEKPGCPWQSELIYRGSQRKDQKETLDEDLSVNNPTVSITKLQPCVFELCKFFSQCLCRGFSQKTSLQRYCIDSHFWYEKHTVEVCSRVRRLTFSRSLKQKCLAKMCVKM